A region of Syngnathoides biaculeatus isolate LvHL_M chromosome 20, ASM1980259v1, whole genome shotgun sequence DNA encodes the following proteins:
- the LOC133493949 gene encoding NLR family CARD domain-containing protein 3-like, whose product MASHRRVPSGSVFSVNNEQIATFTRQLQDNLRTAYINAPEGRTELCRQPYLVDIYTDLYITCGADIIANKEHEVLQMEMCGVAKKSVEPCDIFKSDSGKPKLIRTLLTVGFAGMGKTFLVRKFVLDWARRKTNKDAHFIFPFTFRELNLEKGKTFSLANLIRYSIPEAAVLSMDTLNVLFVRLQASGKRDYESSNIKMLFVLDGWDECRLKLDLSNKTKRDFDVTEAYPVEVLLENLINRNLLPCARVWITARPAAAHDIPPDLVDKKTEVKGFSDSQRLDYFRKRFPDKEESIVRHIQKSRTIFIMCHMPIFCWLTTVVLQDYMDKGKDRELPQTLTELYTEFLLYHLDRSRERGTKKSIKYIRALARLAFNQLMRKEQLFYENDLQSSGLDYRQVAKHSGLFSEVFKQVHPLKKNQKAKMFQFIHLTVQEYLAALYVMTSLFHDNKNVFASPELSLERLVTLCKQKPIAQVHEMALQKASESDGNLDLFLRFLLGLSLQCNQDTLHQLLKVPQHSGNNKSDAVLLIKKRIEQNTPGKNINLFYCLKELKDDSLLEEIQRYLSSGRLSSDNLPLDMWSALVFFLRTSDKAMDCFDLKQYSASEVGLMMLMPVVKASQKSLLNDCNLNEKSYRLLTSVLSSPSNLRHLDLGDNDLYDRGVEILSDELAKPHCILRVLRLSGCMITAPGCVSLAKALKLNPSHLEVLDLSYNHPGEEGKRIFTKAQMNPSSSLKTVNLDHGGKERLISGLKKYLCRPTLDPNTAHKCLQLSDRCKRATVVLEEELYPINPQRFSSWRQVLCKDGLSGRCYWEADLEGKVSVAATYDTIRRIGEGDDVLLGATEASWALLCREDGTYAVRHRDRTENLEPLPSPESRKVAVFLDHPGGVLSFYKVTSRGTILLHTFHATFTQPLYPAFGFGFDNGFDGFGDSVSIGGENVSIFTRF is encoded by the exons ATGGCGTCTCACCGTCGTGTTCCTTCAGGTAGCGTCTTCTCTGTCAACAACGAGCAGATCGCCACATTCACGCGGCAGCTGCAAGACAACCTGCGGACTGCCTACATCAACGCTCCCGAGGGAAGAACTGAGCTCTGTAGGCAGCCGTATCTGGTGGATATCTACACAGATCTGTACATCACCTGCGGCGCCGACATAATTGCCAACAAGGAGCACGAGGTCCTTCAGATGGAGATGTGCGGCGTGGCCAAGAAGTCTGTCGAACCGTGCGACATCTTCAAAAGTGACAGCGGGAAGCCAAAGCTCATCCGCACGCTGCTCACCGTCGGCTTTGCGGGGATGGGAAAAACATTCCTGGTCCGCAAGTTTGTGCTGGACTGGGCTCGTCGGAAAACCAACAAAGACGCGCACTTCATATTTCCCTTCACCTTCCGGGAGTTGAACCTAGAGAAAGGGAAAACCTTTTCGCTGGCAAACCTCATCCGATACTCCATCCCCGAGGCGGCGGTTCTGAGCATGGACACGCTGAACGTTCTATTTGTCAGGCTGCAGGCGTCCGGGAAGCGTGACTACGAAAGCAGCAACATCAAAATGTTGTTTGTCCTGGATGGATGGGACGAGTGCCGCCTCAAACTGGACCTGAGCAACAAGACCAAGAGGGACTTTGACGTGACCGAGGCCTACCCTGTGGAGGTGCTCCTGGAGAATCTCATCAACAGAAACCTGCTCCCTTGCGCCAGAGTCTGGATCACCGCACGGCCGGCGGCGGCGCACGACATTCCACCTGATCTCGTCGACAAAAAAACCGAGGTGAAAGGATTCAGCGACTCCCAGAGGCTGGACTACTTCAGAAAGAGGTTCCCAGATAAGGAGGAGTCCATCGTCAGGCACATCCAGAAATCCCGCACCATCTTCATCATGTGCCACATGCCCATCTTCTGCTGGCTCACCACCGTAGTTCTTCAGGATTATATGGACAAGGGGAAGGACAGAGAACTGCCTCAAACCCTGACCGAGCTGTACACAGAGTTCCTTCTTTACCACCTGGATAGGTCGAGGGAGAGAGGGACAAAGAAGAGCATCAAATACATCAGAGCGCTCGCAAGACTGGCATTCAACCAGCTGATGAGGAAAGAGCAGCTCTTTTACGAAAACGACTTGCAGAGCAGCGGCCTCGATTACCGTCAAGTCGCGAAGCATTCTGGATTGTTCAGTGAGGTGTTTAAGCAGGTACATCCACTGAAGAAAAACCAGAAGGCCAAGATGTTTCAGTTCATCCATCTGACCGTCCAGGAGTACCTGGCTGCTCTGTACGTGATGACGAGCCTCTTCCACGACAACAAGAACGTTTTCGCCTCTCCGGAGCTGTCGCTCGAACGCCTCGTCACGCTTTGCAAGCAGAAGCCAATCGCTCAGGTCCACGAGATGGCGCTCCAGAAAGCCTCCGAGAGTGACGGAAACCTGGACTTGTTCCTGCGCTTCCTGTTAGGCCTGTCCTTGCAGTGCAACCAGGACACCCTTCACCAACTGCTCAAGGTTCCTCAGCACAGTGGGAACAACAAGTCCGACGCAGTCCTGTTgatcaagaaaagaatagagcaaaACACTCCGGGAAAGAACATCAACTTGTTTTACTGCCTAAAGGAGCTGAAGGACGACTCCCTGCTGGAGGAGATCCAACGATACTTAAGTTCAGGACGTTTGTCCTCTGACAACCTGCCTCTGGACATGTGGTCGGCCCTGGTCTTCTTCTTGCGGACCTCCGACAAAGCCATGGACTGCTTTGACCTTAAGCAGTACTCTGCGTCGGAGGTGGGGCTCATGATGCTGATGCCAGTGGTCAAAGCCTCTCAAAAATCACT GCTCAACGACTGCAACCTGAACGAGAAAAGCTATCGACTGCTGACCTCCGTCCTCAGCTCGCCATCCAACCTGAGGCATTTGGATCTCGGCGACAATGACCTGTACGACAGAGGGGTTGAGATCCTCTCCGACGAACTGGCGAAGCCGCACTGCATCTTGCGAGTCCTCAG GCTGTCAGGCTGCATGATCACCGCGCCAGGATGTGTTTCGTTGGCCAAGGCTCTCAAGTTGAACCCCTCGCACCTTGAAGTGCTGGACCTGAGCTACAATCACCCGGGAGAGGAAGGAAAGAGGATCTTCACGAAGGCCCAAATGAATCCCAGCTCCAGCCTGAAGACTGTCAA CCTGGATCACGGCGGCAAAGAACGTTTGATTTCCGGCTTAAAGAAAT ATCTTTGCAGACCCACGTTGGACCCCAACACGGCCCACAAGTGCCTCCAACTGTCTGATCGCTGCAAAAGGGCGACAGTGGTGCTGGAGGAGGAGCTGTACCCCATAAACCCGCAGAGGTTTAGCAGCTGGCGACAGGTTCTTTGCAAGGACGGACTGAGCGGACGCTGCTACTGGGAGGCGGACTTGGAGGGGAAGGTCTCCGTGGCCGCGACCTACGACACGATCCGGCGGATCGGCGAGGGCGACGATGTGCTTCTGGGAGCCACGGAAGCCTCCTGGGCGCTGCTGTGCCGCGAGGACGGCACCTACGCGGTGCGGCACCGGGACAGGACGGAGAACCTCGAACCCCTCCCCTCTCCCGAGTCTCGAAAGGTGGCTGTATTTCTGGACCACCCTGGTGGCGTGTTGTCCTTCTACAAAGTGACCTCGCGGGGGACGATACTCCTCCACACCTTCCACGCCACCTTCACCCAGCCACTTTACCCAGCCTTCGGTTTTGGCTTTGATAACGGATTTGACGGCTTCGGAGACTCTGTATCCATCGGCGGAGAAAATGTGTCCATCTTCACCCGCTTCTGA
- the LOC133493950 gene encoding thyrotropin-releasing hormone-degrading ectoenzyme-like: protein MRDGRERWAAAVPGGRPRAGGERAAGVRRSLVLALALAVPTLIAVTAAAVALGVRFEECAGPEEGAAAAATRGPGRRGRQRAEEEEAAAARPWRESRLPGSLRPRHYDLRVDVGMDNFTFAGDVSIQVECVNATRFVVLHAHALQVSSVSVTADGPGGGAVRVQRRFLFPANQMLVAVLHRELKASRTYRVNVSFHAAIQDELLGFFRSSYTLDGERRYLAVTQFSPTHARKAFPCFDEPAYKATFSLSLRHDPQYTSLANMPTESVADGDGWITRRFARTPRMSTYYLAWAVCNFTSRETRSDGGVAIRLFARPDAIASGAGDYSLHITKRLLGFYQDFFQVQYSLPKLDLLAVPKHPYAAMENWGLSVFVEQKVLLDARVSSASYRMELTMVVVHEICHQWFGDLVTPVWWEDVWLKEGFAHYFEYVGTDFLFPKWNMEKQRFLTDVLHEVMLLDGLSSSHAISQEVRDAADIHRVFDWIAYKKGAALIRMLANVMGQRVFRKGLNAYLLSHMYGNAARDDLWRKLSEAMRSEGRDVDVGAVMDGWTLQMGYPVVTVSKSRSERPATRYVTVSQERFLYGQGGRGNSSLRWQVPLTVAMGNGSRVCSETLIWIHNKTETHRVGEMDDGTWLLGNVNQTGYFRVNYDLQNWNLLIRQLRADPQVISVGNRAGLIDDAFNLARAGYLPQGVPLQLIGYLAEETAFLPWHAASRALYQLDKLLDRTDDYALFSVSPSLARQPVASTLCLCGLCLWQDYVLKQVASRYHQMGWPSNAANGDGGGLRASDQTEELQRELIMLACSFGKKECHRRAVAYISDWISSNKNRIPPNIRDVIYCTGVSLMDEDVWEFIWMKFHSSDAVSEKKILLEALTCSDDAFLLNRLLNLSLTSDLVAEQDAVDVVVHVGRNPRGRKLAWRFFRDKWDVLNARYGEALFMNSRLINGVTEFLNMEAELSELKDFIQSNGVEAGPALVRALEVVEGNVRWHRLHRRHFYEWLREAPGPSRR, encoded by the exons ATGCGCGACGGGCGCGAGCGGTGGGCGGCGGCCGTGCCCGGCGGGCGGCCGCGGGCGGGCGGCGAGCGCGCGGCCGGCGTCCGCAGGAGTCTGGTCCTGGCCTTGGCGCTGGCCGTCCCGACGCTCATCGCGGTGACCGCGGCGGCCGTGGCGCTGGGGGTCCGCTTCGAGGAGTGCGCGGGCCCCGAGGagggcgcggcggcggcggcgacgaggGGGCCGGGCCGTCGCGGACGCCAgcgggcggaggaggaggaggcggcggcggcgcggccGTGGCGGGAGAGCCGGCTGCCGGGCTCGCTCCGGCCGCGGCACTACGACCTCCGCGTGGATGTCGGCATGGACAACTTCACCTTCGCCGGCGATGTCAGCATCCAGGTGGAGTGCGTCAACGCCACCAGATTCGTCGTGCTCCACGCGCACGCGCTCCAG GTGTCGAGCGTGTCGGTGACGGCCGACGGGCCGGGGGGCGGAGCCGTCCGCGTCCAGCGCCGCTTCCTGTTCCCGGCCAATCAGATGCTGGTGGCCGTCCTGCACCGAGAGCTCAAAGCTTCCCGGACGTATCGCGTCAACGTCTCCTTCCACGCCGCCATCCAGGACGAGCTGCTGGGCTTCTTCAGGAGCTCGTACACGCTGGACGGGGAGAGGCG CTACCTGGCGGTGACCCAGTTCAGCCCGACGCACGCCCGCAAGGCCTTCCCGTGCTTCGACGAGCCGGCGTACAAGGCCACCTTCTCGCTGAGCCTGCGCCACGACCCGCAGTACACGTCTCTGGCCAACATGCCGACGGAGAGCGTCGCCGACGGCGACGGCTGGATCACCCGCCGCTTCGCCCGCACGCCTCGCATGTCCACGTACTACCTGGCCTGGGCCGTGTGCAACTTCACGTCCAGAGAAACGCGCAGCGACGGCGGCGTGGCG ATCCGTTTATTTGCGCGGCCCGACGCCATCGCCAGCGGTGCCGGCGACTACTCGCTTCACATCACCAAAAGGCTTCTGGGCTTCTACCAGGACTTCTTCCAGGTCCAGTACTCGCTGCCCAAACTGG ACTTGCTGGCGGTGCCCAAGCACCCGTACGCCGCCATGGAGAACTGGGGCCTGAGCGTCTTCGTGGAACAGAAGGTCCTGCTGGACGCCCGAGTGTCGTCGGCGTCCTACCGGATGGAGCTGACCATGGTGGTCGTCCACGAGATCTGCCACCAG TGGTTCGGCGACCTGGTGACGCCGGTGTGGTGGGAGGACGTGTGGTTGAAGGAAGGCTTCGCTCACTACTTCGAGTACGTCGGCACCGACTTCCTCTTCCCCAAGTGGAACATG GAGAAGCAACGATTCCTGACGGACGTCCTCCACGAGGTGATGCTGCTGGACGGCCTGAGCTCCTCTCACGCCATCTCGCAGGAGGTGCGGGACGCCGCCGACATTCATCGCGTTTTCGACTGGATCGCCTACAAAAAA GGGGCGGCGCTGATTCGGATGCTGGCCAACGTGATGGGACAGAGAGTCTTCCGGAAAGGACTCAAC GCTTATCTGCTGAGCCACATGTACGGCAACGCGGCGCGCGACgacctgtggaggaaactgtCTGAG GCCATGCGGTCAGAGGGGCGGGACGTCGACGTCGGCGCCGTGATGGACGGGTGGACGCTACAAATGGGCTACCCCGTCGTCACCGTCAGCAAGAGCCGATCGGAGCGCCCGGCTACGCGTTACGTCACGGTCAGCCAGGAGCGCTTCCTGTACGGCCAGGGCGGGAGGGGCAACAGCAG TTTACGGTGGCAGGTGCCCTTGACGGTTGCCATGGGAAACGGGTCCCGGGTGTGCTCCGAGACGCTCATCTGGATCCACAACAAGACCG AAACTCACCGGGTGGGCGAGATGGACGACGGGACCTGGTTGCTCGGCAACGTCAACCAGACGGGATACTTCCGCGTCAACTACGACCTCCAAAACTGGAACTTGCTGATTCGGCAGCTGCGCGCCGACCCTCAG GTCATCTCCGTCGGCAACCGTGCGGGACTCATTGATGACGCCTTCAACCTTGCCAG GGCGGGTTACCTCCCCCAGGGCGTCCCGCTGCAGCTGATCGGCTACCTGGCCGAGGAGACGGCCTTCCTGCCGTGGCACGCCGCCAGCCGGGCGCTCTACCAGCTCGACAAGCTGCTGGACCGCACCGACGACTACGCGCTCTTCAGCGTAAGCCCGTCGCTCGCGCGCCAGCCCGTCGCCTCCACTTTGTGTCTCTGTGGTCTGTGTTTGTGGCAGGACTACGTGCTGAAACAAGTGGCGTCGCGCTACCATCAGATGGGCTGGCCTAGCAACGCGGCtaacggcgacggcggcggcctGCGGGCGTCCGACCAGACTGA GGAGCTGCAGCGCGAGCTAATCATGTTAGCTTGTAGCTTTGGAAAGAAAGAGTGCCACCGGCGGGCCGTTGCCTACATCTCCGACTGGATCTCCAGCAACAAGAACAG GATCCCGCCCAACATCCGCGACGTGATTTACTGCACCGGCGTGAGCCTGATGGACGAGGACGTGTGGGAGTTCATCTGGATGAAGTTCCACTCGTCCGACGCCGTCTCCGAGAAGAAGATCCTGCTGGAGGCGCTCACGTGCTCCGACGACGCCTTCCTGCTCAACAG GTTGCTCAACCTGTCGCTGACGTCCGACCTGGTGGCCGAGCAGGACGCCGTCGACGTCGTGGTTCACGTGGGCCGCAACCCGCGAGGCAGGAAGCTGGCGTGGAGGTTCTTCCGCGACAAGTGGGACGTCCTCAACGCGCG GTACGGCGAGGCGCTCTTCATGAACTCCCGGCTGATCAACGGCGTGACCGAGTTCCTCAACATGGAGGCGGAGCTCTCCGAG CTGAAGGACTTCATCCAATCCAACGGCGTGGAGGCGGGGCCCGCGTTGGTGCGGGCGCTGGAGGTCGTGGAGGGCAACGTCCGCTGGCACCGCCTCCACCGGCGGCACTTCTACGAATGGTTGCGCGAGGCTCCCGGCCCCTCACGCCGCTAA
- the LOC133493764 gene encoding tetraspanin-6-like isoform X2 — protein MSAVGAPGLGWVWVFAIGVLVVSSLGIYAGISEKELALKIFAGFMAAGMVIMLIFGIVVVVMRNKVRDGFSGASAEAAEPFMAEEGFRAVLQQMQESAHCCGLASAGDWGDDIPSSCACRPGLDGFGGFGSFGHTGCKARPQGTTGPDRIYQQACGEVLVTYVDYFFNIAIGFLFGFAVTALLGLLVSLLMLHQIRRHDRGAASASPVPMKTY, from the exons ATGTCGGCGGTGGGCGCCCCGGGCCTGGGCTGGGTGTGGGTGTTCGCCATCGGCGTGCTCGTCGTCTCCTCTCTGGGAATCTACGCGGGAATATCGGAGAAGGAGCTCGCCCTCAAGATC TTTGCCGGCTTCATGGCGGCGGGGATGGTCATCATGCTCATCTTCGGCATCGTGGTGGTGGTCATGAGGAACAAG GTGCGGGACGGCTTCAGCGGCGCCTCGGCCGAGGCGGCCGAGCCCTTCATGGCGGAGGAAGGCTTTCGGGCCGTGCTTCAGCAGATGCAGGAGAGC GCTCACTGCTGCGGCTTGGCGAGCGCCGGCGACTGGGGCGACGACATCCCGAGCTCGTGCGCGTGCCGACCCGGATTGGACGGCTTCGGAGGCTTCGGATCGTTCGGACACACCGGCTGCAAAGCCCGCCCTCAG GGAACCACGGGGCCCGATCGGATCTACCAACAA GCCTGCGGCGAGGTCCTCGTCACCTACGTCGACTACTTCTTCAACATCGCCATCGGCTTCCTGTTCGGCTTCGCCGTCACCGCC cTTCTGGGCCTGCTGGTGTCGCTGCTGATGTTGCACCAGATCCGCCGTCACGACCGCGGCGCCGCCTCCGCCTCCCCCGTGCCCATGAAGACCTACTGA
- the LOC133493764 gene encoding 23 kDa integral membrane protein-like isoform X1: MGKINGCLKCLFVFFNVVFAIIGCLLIFGAVKASVFSAQMSAVGAPGLGWVWVFAIGVLVVSSLGIYAGISEKELALKIFAGFMAAGMVIMLIFGIVVVVMRNKVRDGFSGASAEAAEPFMAEEGFRAVLQQMQESAHCCGLASAGDWGDDIPSSCACRPGLDGFGGFGSFGHTGCKARPQGTTGPDRIYQQACGEVLVTYVDYFFNIAIGFLFGFAVTALLGLLVSLLMLHQIRRHDRGAASASPVPMKTY; this comes from the exons ATGGGCAAAATTAACGGCTGCctcaaatgtctttttgtcttcttcaaTGTCGTCTTTGCC ATCATCGGATGTCTGCTGATCTTCGGGGCGGTGAAGGCCAGCGTCTTCAGCGCGCAG ATGTCGGCGGTGGGCGCCCCGGGCCTGGGCTGGGTGTGGGTGTTCGCCATCGGCGTGCTCGTCGTCTCCTCTCTGGGAATCTACGCGGGAATATCGGAGAAGGAGCTCGCCCTCAAGATC TTTGCCGGCTTCATGGCGGCGGGGATGGTCATCATGCTCATCTTCGGCATCGTGGTGGTGGTCATGAGGAACAAG GTGCGGGACGGCTTCAGCGGCGCCTCGGCCGAGGCGGCCGAGCCCTTCATGGCGGAGGAAGGCTTTCGGGCCGTGCTTCAGCAGATGCAGGAGAGC GCTCACTGCTGCGGCTTGGCGAGCGCCGGCGACTGGGGCGACGACATCCCGAGCTCGTGCGCGTGCCGACCCGGATTGGACGGCTTCGGAGGCTTCGGATCGTTCGGACACACCGGCTGCAAAGCCCGCCCTCAG GGAACCACGGGGCCCGATCGGATCTACCAACAA GCCTGCGGCGAGGTCCTCGTCACCTACGTCGACTACTTCTTCAACATCGCCATCGGCTTCCTGTTCGGCTTCGCCGTCACCGCC cTTCTGGGCCTGCTGGTGTCGCTGCTGATGTTGCACCAGATCCGCCGTCACGACCGCGGCGCCGCCTCCGCCTCCCCCGTGCCCATGAAGACCTACTGA